In a genomic window of Nomascus leucogenys isolate Asia chromosome 4, Asia_NLE_v1, whole genome shotgun sequence:
- the FADD gene encoding FAS-associated death domain protein, whose amino-acid sequence MDPFLVLLHSVSSSLSSSELTELKFLCLGRLAKRKLERVQSGLDLFSLLLEQNDLEPGRTELLRELLASLRRHDLLRRVDDFEAGAAAGAAPGEEDLCAAFNVICDNVGKDWRRLARQLKVSDTKIDNIEDRYPRNLTERVRESLRIWKNTEKENATVAHLVGALRACQMNLVADLVQEVQQARALQDRSGAMSPMSWNSDASTSEAS is encoded by the exons ATGGACCCGTTCCTGGTGCTGCTGCACTCGGTGTCGTCCAGCCTGTCGAGCAGCGAGCTGACCGAGCTCAAGTTCCTGTGCCTCGGGCGCTTGGCCAAGCGCAAGCTGGAGCGCGTGCAGAGCGGCCTGGACCTCTTCTCCCTGCTGCTGGAGCAGAACGACCTGGAGCCCGGGCGCACCGAGCTCCTGCGCGAGCTGCTGGCCTCCCTGCGGCGCCACGACCTGCTGCGGCGAGTCGACGACTTCGAGGCGGGGGCGGCGGCCGGGGCCGCGCCTGGGGAAGAAG ACCTGTGTGCAGCATTTAACGTCATATGTGATAATGTGGGGAAAGACTGGAGAAGGCTGGCTCGTCAGCTCAAAGTCTCAGACACCAAGATCGACAACATCGAGGACAGATATCCCCGCAACCTGACAGAGCGCGTGCGGGAGTCGCTGAGAATCTGGAAGAACACAGAGAAGGAGAATGCAACAGTGGCCCACCTGGTGGGGGCTCTCAGGGCCTGCCAGATGAACCTGGTGGCCGACCTGGTACAAGAGGTTCAGCAGGCCCGTGCCCTCCAGGACAGGAGTGGGGCCATGTCCCCGATGTCATGGAACTCGGACGCATCCACCTCTGAAGCTTCCTGA